The window CGATTTGTCCAATCGCCTGGTCAGCAATAGAGATAATCGAAACACCATCCGATGCGTTCCGAATCCCCACTGACGCGATACGAGCATCGGCTCGAAGCGCCTCAGCGATGGCTAAACCCGCAGCATCATCCCTTGCTCGGTTAATACGAAGACCTGACGATAGGCGTTCAAAGGCCGTCTGTAGTTTACCCGAAGATTGTGAAAGATTTCTTTGAGCTCCTAATGAAGCAACGTTAGTTCGAATGTTAATCGTCATGCCTTCTCTCCATGGCAGATATGAATCCTGTTTTCCTCTGTACCACCGCTACCTACTGCTAACCTGCTTTGCTACAACTTGAGACAAGGGGTAAAGAAATCCCCTTCTTCTCCGCGCTAGGGAGATTGAGCAAGAGGCTTGCCAACCTGTGAGGACCTCGCAGTGATGGGGGTTCATTCGGTATCAGAGGAAAGGCTAAACTGCTCTTTCTCCTTCATGACTTTCAAGACATATTCCTGCGTGCTTTCAGGTAGATAGCGAGCTACATCTGCGAATTGAGAAGGGTCCTCACCCGCCTTCACCGCGGCTGACTGAGATGCTGCAACTCTCCCCTCTCCAGCATTAAAGGCAGCTACGGCAAGTTTTTCCAGATCGGTTGAATTTGCCGTTGGGTGAACCTTCATACCGTTTGATAACGTGGTTTCTTTGGTAAAAAGTTCATGAAGGTATCGAAGATACCGAACTCCAAGGTCTACATTTTGTACCGATTCATACGGCACGTACTGATTATTCAAGCCATCTCGCTCGATAATTGTCTTTGCTGTCGAGTCGAGTAATTGAAATAGCCCCTTCGAAAAATGACCATCACTGCTGACCGCTTTCGGATTAAAGGCTGATTCAACAGAAACAACCGCCATGCCAAGAGATGGATCAATCCCGTGCTGTTCACCTGCTGCTTGAACAAGTTTCTCTACTTGTTCTACTCGTTCTCTCTTGGGCGCGTGAACCTCTACACCAGCACTGGAGTCCGTTGCCGAAAGTCTTTTCACGGAAAGCAGTGTCGGAGATTTGACACCCACTGTGCCATTTTCCTCTAATGTGGGGAGTGTGACTGAGCTCGGAGAAAGTGCAGAAGTAGAAAACGAAGGGGACTCAAATGAGTAGCGAGCTAGCGGAATTCCCCCGTCAGGCGTTTGGTCATTGGTAGGAGGAGAGGAAGATGGTAGCGACGAGTTGATCTCGGGTTTTTTCAGTAGGTTAGGTCGTAAATCTCCGAGCAATGTGGAGAAATTACTCTCTGTACTGGTGCGCGGCTTACTCTCAGCCGCAGGCCCCATCATCAGCTTTTGAAGGGCGGAAGCAGCTCCGCTAAAATCCACTTTCATACCGTATCCATTCAGTCCAATGAACACGAAAGTTTCAAGAGGCGTGCCATCCTTGTTTGAACATAGAAATCAGGAATAGAGTCGGTTTTTTTTGAGGAGGTTCAGATCTCTGAATGTTTTTTTAGGGGGATGCTCGCTTTAAGGAGGCTGGGAGCTTGGGCTCGTGACACTACTTGACCTTACTGCTCATTTGGATTTGTTATAGAAACTTCTTTATAACCCAATTCATTTTTTTGTGGAGTTGCTCAGCATTAAACGGCTTAATGATATACTCGCTAACACCAAGCTCAATGGCTGCCATGACTTCTTCAGTTTCATTTTGAGCAGTCAGCATAATAAACGGAATCTTACTGAAACGGTCATCCCCTCTTACTCGTTTCAGTAATTCCAAGCCGCTCATTTTCGGCATATTCCAATCACAGATTATAATATCAAGAGGACTCTGTTTTCGGTAGCACTCTTCAAGTAAGTGCCATGCTTGCGCTCCATCCTCCGCCTCACAAAAGTTTGCAAGCTCAAGAGTTTGTAGCTGCGTTCTTACCAGGGTCCTCGTAGCAGTCATATCGTCTACGATTAGGA of the bacterium genome contains:
- a CDS encoding response regulator, whose translation is MDRRYKEHSILIVDDMTATRTLVRTQLQTLELANFCEAEDGAQAWHLLEECYRKQSPLDIIICDWNMPKMSGLELLKRVRGDDRFSKIPFIMLTAQNETEEVMAAIELGVSEYIIKPFNAEQLHKKMNWVIKKFL